The Gouania willdenowi chromosome 20, fGouWil2.1, whole genome shotgun sequence genome window below encodes:
- the LOC114454078 gene encoding leucine-rich repeat-containing protein 30-like isoform X1, whose product MGGVMCHQEVMEERRNSTTEEVSIRHTENKVLMLARRGLKEVPEDLWELQDLQKLNLSLNSLKNFPPQTASLCNLVVLNLWGNQLSSLPAEIGQLKKLRVLFAYRNKLTEVPEELSLCSQLEVLSLANNQLVSLPSSLSNLSRLKKLNLSHNLLVHVPTCVYSMKALVFLHLAGNRLENLAENIQALLELKILIVEGNSLHALPKGLCCLSRLELLNLDFNDIKDVPQELHQLIGLEKLACHRLDKGLHIVHNPLLKPIREVLEGGLSALYSYLRAS is encoded by the exons ATGGGCGGAGTCATGTGTCATCAGGAGGTGATGGAGGAGAGGAGGAATTCCACCACAGAAGAAGTCTCCATCAGACACACGGAGAACAAAGTTCTGATGCTGGCACGACGAGGACTCAAG GAGGTTCCTGAGGACCTGTGGGAGCTCCAGGATCTGCAGAAACTCAACCTGTCTCTGAACAGCCTGAAGAATTTTCCTCCTCAGACCGCCTCACTCTGCAACCtggtggttctcaacctgtgggGCAACCAG ctcagCTCTCTTCCTGCAGAGATCGGTCAGTTGAAGAAGCTTCGGGTTCTTTTCGCGTACAGGAACAAACTGACAGAAGTTCCTGAAGAACTGAGTCTCTGCTCCCAGTTAGAG gttctCAGCCTGGCCAACAACCAGCTGGTTTCTCTTCCATCTTCTCTCTCTAACCTGAGTCGTCTGAAGAAACTGAACCTGAGCCACAACCTGCTGGTCCACGTCCCCACCTGTGTCTACAGCATGAAAGCCCTG GTGTTCCTCCACCTGGCCGGGAACCGTctggagaacctggcagagaACATCCAGGCTCTGCTGGAGCTGAAGATCCTCATCGTAGAGGGAAACAGTCTCCACGCCCTGCCCAAAGGCCTATGCTGCCTCAGCAG GTTGGAATTGCTGAATCTGGACTTCAACGACATTAAAGACGTTCCTCAG GAGCTGCATCAGCTGATTGGTCTGGAGAAGTTGGCGTGTCATCGTTTGGATAAAGGACTTCACATCGTCCACAACCCGCTGCTCAAACCAATCCGAGAAGTCCTGGAGGGCGGACTGAGCGCGCTCTATAGCTACCTGAGAGCCAGTTag
- the LOC114454078 gene encoding leucine-rich repeat-containing protein 30-like isoform X2: MGGVMCHQEVMEERRNSTTEEVSIRHTENKVLMLARRGLKEVPEDLWELQDLQKLNLSLNSLKNFPPQTASLCNLVVLNLWGNQLSSLPAEIGQLKKLRVLFAYRNKLTEVPEELSLCSQLEVLSLANNQLVSLPSSLSNLSRLKKLNLSHNLLVHVPTCVYSMKALVGVPPPGREPSGEPGREHPGSAGAEDPHRRGKQSPRPAQRPMLPQQVGIAESGLQRH, encoded by the exons ATGGGCGGAGTCATGTGTCATCAGGAGGTGATGGAGGAGAGGAGGAATTCCACCACAGAAGAAGTCTCCATCAGACACACGGAGAACAAAGTTCTGATGCTGGCACGACGAGGACTCAAG GAGGTTCCTGAGGACCTGTGGGAGCTCCAGGATCTGCAGAAACTCAACCTGTCTCTGAACAGCCTGAAGAATTTTCCTCCTCAGACCGCCTCACTCTGCAACCtggtggttctcaacctgtgggGCAACCAG ctcagCTCTCTTCCTGCAGAGATCGGTCAGTTGAAGAAGCTTCGGGTTCTTTTCGCGTACAGGAACAAACTGACAGAAGTTCCTGAAGAACTGAGTCTCTGCTCCCAGTTAGAG gttctCAGCCTGGCCAACAACCAGCTGGTTTCTCTTCCATCTTCTCTCTCTAACCTGAGTCGTCTGAAGAAACTGAACCTGAGCCACAACCTGCTGGTCCACGTCCCCACCTGTGTCTACAGCATGAAAGCCCTGGTAG GTGTTCCTCCACCTGGCCGGGAACCGTctggagaacctggcagagaACATCCAGGCTCTGCTGGAGCTGAAGATCCTCATCGTAGAGGGAAACAGTCTCCACGCCCTGCCCAAAGGCCTATGCTGCCTCAGCAG GTTGGAATTGCTGAATCTGGACTTCAACGACATTAA
- the eif1axb gene encoding eukaryotic translation initiation factor 1A X-linked b: MPKNKGKGGKNRRRGKNENESEKRELVFKEDGQEYAQVIKMLGNGRLEAMCFDGTKRLCHIRGKLRKKVWINTSDIILVGLRDYQDNKADVILKYNADEARSLKAYGELPEHAKINETDTFGPGDDDEIQFDDIGDDDEDIDDI; this comes from the exons atgcccaaaaataaag gtaagGGAGGTAAGAATCGGCGGCGTGGAAAGAACGAGAATGAATCTGAGAAGAGAGAGCTGGTGTTTAAGGAGGATGGACAGG aataCGCTCAGGTCATTAAGATGTTGGGAAACGGCCGTTTGGAGGCGATGTGCTTCGATGGAACCAAACGACTTTGTCACATCAGAGGAAAGCTGCGGAAAAAG GTTTGGATCAACACGTCAGATATCATCCTGGTCGGACTGAGAGATTACCAG gaCAACAAGGCTGACGTCATCCTGAAGTATAACGCTGATGAAGCAAGAAGTCTGAAGGCCTACGGAGAGCTGCCTGAGCAcg cTAAAATCAATGAGACGGACACGTTTGGTCCTGGAGACGATGATGAGATCCAGTTCGACGACATCGGAGACGACGACGAGGACATCGATGAC ATTTAA